The following are encoded in a window of Magnolia sinica isolate HGM2019 chromosome 11, MsV1, whole genome shotgun sequence genomic DNA:
- the LOC131218060 gene encoding uncharacterized protein LOC131218060 → MEKMRKGSILIAYVVLMLLLVSSCFSCTTKDNGCKDCILKQLKCDCPNCKSVLRCMAGCLWHGSSQVKCIKKCDSCKSGPRLSKCKKCMNECKCSCVTYST, encoded by the coding sequence ATGGAGAAGATGAGGAAAGGCTCGATCTTGATAGcatatgtggtgttgatgttgttgTTGGTGTCTTCTTGTTTCTCTTGCACGACTAAAGATAATGGATGCAAAGACTGCATTCTTAAACAGTTAAAGTGCGATTGTCCGAATTGTAAATCCGTGTTACGTTGCATGGCTGGCTGTCTATGGCACGGATCATCCCAAGTTAAGTGCATAAAGAAGTGTGACTCATGCAAAAGTGGGCCACGCTTATCAAAATgtaagaaatgcatgaatgaatgcAAGTGTAGCTGTGTCACCTATTCAACGTAG